A genomic window from Lycium barbarum isolate Lr01 chromosome 4, ASM1917538v2, whole genome shotgun sequence includes:
- the LOC132636542 gene encoding probable glutathione S-transferase, with protein MAEEVILLDFWCSMYGMRARIALAEKGVNYEYKEEDLKNKSPLLLQMNPIHKKIPVLIHNGKSICESLVIVQYIDDVWKGNGNLLIPSDPYEKAQAWFWSDYMDNTVHEYARKTWATKGEEQEQAVKDFLGGLKLIEGVLGDKPYFGGDNFGFLDVSLIGYYSWFLAYETFGKFNVESECPKLISWVKRCLERDSVSKALPDSEKVREFVQNLRKKFGLK; from the exons ATGGCAGAAGAAGTAATTCTATTAGATTTTTGGTGTAGTATGTATGGCATGAGAGCAAGAATTGCACTTGCAGAAAaaggtgtaaattatgagtaCAAAGAAGAGGATTTGAAGAACAAAAGCCCTTTGCTTTTGCAAATGAACCCTATTCACAAGAAAATACCAGTATTGATTCACAATGGGAAATCAATTTGTGAGTCACTTGTTATAGTTCAGTATATTGATGATGTTTGGAAAGGCAATGGTAACTTGTTAATTCCTTCTGATCCTTATGAGAAAGCTCAAGCTTGGTTCTGGTCTGACTATATGGACAATACC GTACATGAATATGCAAGAAAGACATGGGCAACAAAAGGAGAAGAGCAAGAGCAAGCAGTTAAAGATTTTTTAGGTGGACTTAAGTTGATAGAAGGAGTACTTGGTGACAAGCCTTATTTTGGAGGAGACAATTTTGGGTTTTTGGATGTATCTCTGATTGGTTACTATAGTTGGTTTCTTGCCTATGAAACTTTTGGGAAATTTAATGTAGAATCAGAATGTCCTAAACTGATTTCATGGGTGAAAAGGTGTTTGGAAAGGGATAGTGTCTCTAAGGCACTCCCTGATTCTGAGAAAGTTCGTGAGTTTGTCCAGAACCTTAGGAagaagtttggattgaaatga